A single region of the Undibacterium piscinae genome encodes:
- a CDS encoding DUF4390 domain-containing protein, giving the protein MVMPYGTAHAADVDVTTAKLESADEGYRIVVAFSFELSHGLEDAITRGVPMYFTTEVELTRPRWYWFDEKTIRSAQTVRIAYNLWTRQYTAAINDGLQQNFSKLEDAMALVLRPRRWLVADKGALSAGSIYNVAVRLKLDINQLPKPFLITSLNNSDWRLSSDWKRFTFKADDK; this is encoded by the coding sequence ATGGTAATGCCTTACGGCACTGCCCATGCGGCCGATGTCGACGTGACGACGGCTAAACTGGAGTCTGCCGACGAAGGTTATCGGATTGTGGTGGCGTTTTCTTTTGAGCTCAGTCATGGGCTGGAAGACGCCATTACGCGCGGCGTGCCTATGTATTTCACCACCGAGGTGGAATTGACGCGGCCACGCTGGTATTGGTTTGATGAAAAAACCATACGCTCGGCTCAAACCGTGCGGATTGCCTATAATCTCTGGACACGCCAATATACGGCCGCGATCAACGACGGCTTGCAACAGAATTTTTCCAAGCTGGAAGATGCCATGGCCTTGGTATTGCGCCCGCGTCGCTGGCTGGTGGCCGACAAGGGCGCGCTCAGCGCCGGCTCTATCTATAATGTGGCGGTTCGCCTCAAACTCGATATTAATCAGTTACCCAAACCGTTTCTGATTACCTCATTGAATAATAGCGACTGGCGTCTGTCTTCTGACTGGAAGCGCTTTACTTTTAAGGCTGATGATAAGTGA